One segment of Qingrenia yutianensis DNA contains the following:
- a CDS encoding helix-turn-helix domain-containing protein, with protein MNGLKMVGLREIRIKKGYTQMKVAMDLHITREALSYYENGKRNPDISLLVTFSNYYGKSIDYLITGKEFGEK; from the coding sequence GTGAACGGTTTGAAAATGGTCGGTTTGCGCGAAATACGCATAAAAAAAGGATATACGCAAATGAAAGTTGCTATGGACTTGCACATTACACGAGAGGCTCTTTCCTACTACGAAAACGGCAAACGCAACCCTGACATAAGTCTTTTGGTTACATTTTCAAACTATTACGGAAAATCTATTGACTATTTAATCACCGGAAAAGAATTTGGAGAAAAATAG
- a CDS encoding relaxase/mobilization nuclease domain-containing protein, which yields MAIIRYFNSKNSISKGKYTLKRVLNYISNPEKTAGQTGGLYVNEKNALERMRAVKQYYGKEDGRIYIHFTISFKGKRDVQNLYEFAEEVSEQFSDFQVLFAIHNNTANHHIHFVINSVSINDGHKFSQSRDDMNKFKKFIAYLEQDHGLGNGFVDFYINDTIEDYYDDNGEDEHFERAPFEEYISKIPNFDELTELVSPIEFFDGSGKELTEPIIFYR from the coding sequence ATGGCTATCATTAGATACTTTAACTCAAAAAACAGTATAAGCAAAGGAAAATACACATTAAAAAGGGTTTTAAATTATATTTCAAATCCTGAAAAGACGGCAGGGCAGACAGGCGGACTCTATGTAAATGAGAAAAATGCGCTTGAACGGATGAGAGCCGTTAAACAGTATTATGGCAAGGAGGATGGGAGGATTTATATCCATTTTACCATTTCATTTAAAGGAAAGCGTGATGTGCAAAACCTCTATGAATTTGCAGAGGAAGTTTCGGAGCAATTCAGTGATTTTCAGGTGTTGTTCGCAATACACAATAATACCGCAAATCACCATATTCATTTTGTGATTAACAGTGTCAGTATAAATGACGGTCATAAGTTTTCTCAAAGCAGAGATGATATGAATAAATTCAAAAAATTTATTGCGTATTTGGAACAGGATCATGGACTCGGCAACGGTTTTGTTGATTTTTACATCAATGATACCATTGAGGATTATTATGATGATAACGGCGAAGATGAACATTTTGAACGCGCACCCTTTGAGGAATATATTTCGAAAATTCCCAACTTTGATGAATTGACAGAACTTGTTTCGCCGATAGAGTTTTTTGACGGCAGCGGCAAAGAATTGACAGAGCCGATTATTTTTTACAGATAA
- a CDS encoding amidoligase family protein has translation MSEKLFCSHCGAETDRDEMFEFGGAVYCAGCIDELTTLCDCCNTRIRRGDVHGDGETELCSSCYDSYYTTCEDCGVLLHNDDAYFDDDNDYPYCHSCYEKLQQASIKSYNYKPEPIFYGTGPLFMGAELEIDKGGEDIGNADDLLAVANRGGEHIYCKHDGSISNGFEIVSHPMTLEYHKSNMNWQEVFENAVSMNYRSHQTSTCGLHVHINRTALGRTLDTQEDVISRIVYFVENHWNELLKFSRRTEENINRWANRYGISATAKDTYKNAKNKHMGRYVAVNLENYDTIEFRIFRGTLRYKTFIAVLQLVYEICRFAIQLDDKGMEGLSWSEFVSLIPADKPELIEYLKSKRLYINEISSESEEI, from the coding sequence ATGAGCGAAAAACTTTTTTGTTCGCACTGCGGTGCGGAGACTGACAGAGATGAAATGTTTGAATTTGGCGGTGCGGTATACTGTGCCGGCTGCATAGACGAATTGACGACACTCTGTGACTGCTGCAATACGCGGATACGGCGCGGCGACGTACACGGTGACGGTGAAACGGAACTATGCAGCAGCTGCTACGACAGTTATTACACAACTTGTGAAGACTGCGGAGTTTTGCTTCACAACGACGACGCATATTTTGATGACGACAATGATTATCCGTATTGTCACAGCTGTTACGAAAAACTTCAGCAAGCGTCTATAAAATCATATAACTATAAGCCCGAACCGATATTTTACGGTACGGGACCTTTGTTTATGGGGGCAGAACTTGAGATTGACAAGGGCGGTGAGGATATCGGTAATGCGGACGATTTACTGGCTGTTGCAAACCGCGGCGGTGAACACATCTATTGTAAACACGACGGGAGTATTTCAAACGGATTTGAAATTGTAAGTCACCCGATGACGCTCGAATATCACAAAAGTAATATGAATTGGCAGGAAGTGTTTGAAAATGCCGTTTCAATGAACTATCGTTCGCATCAGACAAGCACTTGCGGACTGCACGTTCACATCAACCGCACCGCGCTTGGAAGAACCCTTGATACGCAGGAGGATGTCATATCACGGATTGTGTATTTTGTTGAAAATCACTGGAACGAACTTTTGAAATTTTCCCGCCGCACTGAGGAAAACATCAACCGCTGGGCGAATCGGTACGGAATTTCCGCCACTGCGAAAGATACGTACAAAAATGCAAAAAACAAGCATATGGGAAGGTACGTCGCAGTCAATCTTGAAAATTACGATACGATTGAATTTCGTATTTTCAGAGGCACTTTGCGATATAAAACATTTATTGCTGTGCTCCAGCTTGTGTATGAAATCTGCCGTTTTGCAATTCAGCTTGATGATAAGGGAATGGAAGGACTGTCGTGGTCGGAATTTGTTTCGCTGATACCCGCTGATAAGCCCGAACTTATCGAATATTTAAAGTCAAAACGGCTTTACATCAACGAAATATCGAGTGAAAGCGAGGAGATATAA
- a CDS encoding class II glutamine amidotransferase → MCCLFGYYRYGSKIEKISVLTNLLAENAAVRGTDAAGIAYNDNGKLVIHKEAKSASYIDFKHPDNAVCVTGHTRHATQGDKKKNYNNHPFSGSCRNIKFALSHNGVIVNDDELKSQYNLPKTRIETDSYIAVQLLEKKRNLNIDSVKFMSESLKGSFAFSILDSSNTLWLVRGDSPLSVVHLPEYKLYVYASTDEILYKSLVDTKLFDEIKKGRFEEIMIESGDIVRIKPNGKIFKDKFKYSDYSCYQWWDYEISDNDYVENLKTAAAYQGYPPDMVDDLMSNGFSPEEIEDYIYCVE, encoded by the coding sequence ATGTGCTGTTTATTCGGCTATTACAGATACGGTTCGAAAATTGAGAAAATTTCGGTGCTTACAAATTTGCTTGCGGAAAACGCAGCGGTGAGAGGTACGGACGCTGCCGGGATAGCATATAACGACAACGGAAAACTTGTCATACATAAAGAGGCAAAATCTGCAAGTTATATCGACTTCAAACATCCTGACAATGCAGTGTGCGTAACAGGACATACGCGTCATGCAACACAAGGCGATAAAAAGAAAAACTATAACAATCATCCGTTTTCGGGTTCGTGCCGAAATATTAAATTTGCACTTTCACACAATGGTGTGATTGTAAATGATGACGAGCTTAAATCACAGTACAATTTACCGAAAACAAGGATTGAAACCGACAGTTATATTGCGGTTCAGTTATTGGAGAAGAAAAGGAATCTTAATATTGACAGTGTAAAATTTATGTCGGAGAGTTTAAAAGGGAGTTTTGCGTTTTCGATTCTTGACAGCTCAAATACACTTTGGCTGGTGCGCGGCGACAGTCCGCTTTCTGTTGTTCATCTGCCGGAATATAAACTGTACGTCTATGCATCGACAGATGAAATTTTGTATAAATCGCTGGTTGATACAAAACTGTTTGATGAGATAAAGAAGGGAAGATTTGAAGAAATTATGATCGAATCGGGCGATATTGTACGTATTAAACCGAACGGAAAAATTTTTAAAGACAAGTTTAAGTACAGTGATTACAGTTGTTATCAGTGGTGGGATTACGAAATAAGCGATAATGATTATGTGGAAAATTTAAAAACCGCGGCCGCGTATCAGGGTTACCCGCCCGATATGGTCGATGACCTTATGAGCAACGGATTCTCGCCCGAAGAGATTGAGGACTACATCTATTGTGTGGAGTAA